The Candidatus Poribacteria bacterium genome contains the following window.
ATCCATCAGAATCCGTACTATTCCTGGGGAATCTCAGGACGAAAGTACATTAGACCAGCATGCCTACTGGATTCTCCATGCATATACTCTTGTCATCAGGCGCACCCATTGGTATACTGGATGCGATAGAGTTGCTGTTTGGGTCCTAGTGCAGTCTGAGACAAGGAGGTACATGTGACACTCCGTTACCTTCGCAAGCAACGTGCGATGACCCACGTCCAGGTGGCGGCGGCCGCAAGGATCAATGTCGCCACCTACGCGGTCATCGAAAACGGTCGCTTTCGCGCATCGGAACATCAGGCGCGGAAGAT
Protein-coding sequences here:
- a CDS encoding helix-turn-helix transcriptional regulator, giving the protein MTLRYLRKQRAMTHVQVAAAARINVATYAVIENGRFRASEHQARKIASALGVVLADIDEFVDTYDAHKKAPADAA